A DNA window from Mucilaginibacter xinganensis contains the following coding sequences:
- a CDS encoding ferritin, whose amino-acid sequence MNTNRLSDQLAKALNDQMTNEAHNAQIYLSYAAWASDKGYDGIANFLFRHSSEERNHMMKFLEYILKRGGKVAVTAIPAPGPDPLSVNDCFEKVFTSEVENTSNIYSIVDMSLQEKDWATWNFMQWFVKEQTEEETMALDLLAKIRKAGGANANDDALYNLDNDLASTPDDAVLAQDTSVTNP is encoded by the coding sequence ATGAACACTAACCGACTTTCGGATCAGCTTGCGAAAGCGCTGAACGATCAGATGACCAACGAAGCCCATAATGCACAGATTTACTTAAGCTATGCAGCATGGGCCAGCGATAAAGGATACGACGGTATTGCAAATTTCCTCTTCCGTCACTCCAGCGAGGAACGCAACCACATGATGAAATTTCTTGAATACATTTTAAAACGGGGCGGTAAGGTTGCTGTAACTGCAATACCTGCGCCTGGGCCTGATCCGTTAAGTGTGAACGACTGCTTTGAGAAAGTATTTACCTCTGAAGTAGAGAATACATCAAATATCTACAGCATAGTTGATATGAGCCTGCAGGAAAAAGACTGGGCTACGTGGAATTTTATGCAATGGTTTGTAAAAGAGCAAACCGAAGAAGAAACCATGGCGCTTGACCTGCTTGCCAAGATCAGGAAAGCTGGTGGAGCAAACGCTAACGATGATGCGTTATACAATCTTGATAATGATCTTGCAAGCACGCCTGATGATGCAGTTTTAGCACAGGACACCAGTGTAACTAATCCATAA
- a CDS encoding glycoside hydrolase, producing the protein MLTTAVNNAFCQAQLEPWGNITGIRNHGQLFDFESGIKVVSTDPKHVSTTAKEKQQPHYRRIADDEQEVTTWIDNLLFKENVKDDGTGKIKVTIQMTAHKDTVLQGVYFFVTLPESFLNSNLRYDDGNKPELNHLVKAAGVEYDDNARQIEFELDDRKLSVQPDEKSLIMVRTMLVNNRKQIFLYIPLKLGGITNGEVVEKQFSIKTSADIDKTPVLLTLNTSQQGRAFDGLGGNFRLQNPKTDPQVIDYCLQNLRVAQGRVEMPWSFWQPELNTDPTVAATSGGIHPAVKKAMEMAHHLDSIGIPVILSAWFPPDWAAEGKLNFRPVNGVWGNKLNKNNMDAIYKSIADYIIYLKNKYGTEVKLFSFNESDLGINIKVTAQEHDDFIKGCGAYFAAHGLKTKMLLGDNSDATTYQFIYPALNDPDARQYIGGVSFHSWRGWDNVTLKKWADAANQLGVPLLVGEGSIDAAAYSYPDIFQEQNYALQEINLYTRLLAICQPASILQWQLTADYSPLIGGGIFGNTEPLHPGQRFWNLKQLSITPKGLFAMPITGNKPVVSCAALGDNTKGVYAVHLVNNGATGKVILTGLPVRLKRFDIYITSKELNMKKGHLLRVNNGSVTFELPATSYVTLISG; encoded by the coding sequence ATGCTAACAACAGCGGTTAATAATGCCTTTTGCCAGGCTCAGCTTGAGCCCTGGGGTAACATTACCGGCATTCGTAACCACGGCCAGCTTTTTGACTTTGAATCGGGAATTAAAGTGGTAAGTACCGATCCTAAACATGTAAGTACAACAGCTAAAGAAAAACAACAACCCCACTATAGGCGTATTGCTGACGATGAGCAGGAGGTTACTACCTGGATAGATAATTTGCTTTTTAAAGAGAATGTTAAAGATGATGGTACCGGAAAAATTAAGGTAACTATCCAAATGACAGCGCACAAGGATACGGTTTTGCAGGGGGTGTATTTCTTTGTGACATTGCCTGAATCTTTTTTAAACAGCAACCTTAGATATGATGATGGCAATAAGCCCGAATTGAATCATTTGGTAAAAGCAGCCGGGGTTGAGTACGATGATAATGCGAGGCAAATTGAGTTTGAATTAGACGACCGTAAGCTAAGTGTTCAGCCGGATGAGAAGTCGTTGATAATGGTACGAACCATGTTGGTTAATAATCGAAAACAGATATTCCTATACATACCCTTAAAACTTGGAGGGATAACAAACGGAGAGGTGGTTGAAAAGCAATTTTCCATTAAAACCTCGGCAGATATTGATAAAACCCCCGTTTTGCTAACCTTAAATACTTCGCAGCAGGGTCGCGCATTTGACGGGCTTGGCGGTAATTTCAGGCTTCAAAACCCTAAAACAGACCCGCAGGTTATAGATTATTGCCTGCAAAACCTGCGGGTGGCCCAGGGACGGGTTGAGATGCCCTGGAGCTTTTGGCAACCTGAATTAAATACTGATCCAACTGTTGCTGCCACGTCGGGTGGAATTCATCCTGCCGTAAAAAAGGCGATGGAAATGGCACATCATTTGGATAGTATAGGCATCCCTGTTATTCTTTCAGCATGGTTTCCACCGGATTGGGCGGCTGAAGGCAAGCTTAACTTTCGGCCGGTGAATGGAGTTTGGGGAAATAAGCTGAATAAAAATAATATGGATGCGATATATAAATCCATCGCTGATTATATTATTTATTTGAAAAACAAATATGGTACCGAGGTAAAGCTGTTTTCGTTTAATGAGTCTGACCTGGGCATTAATATCAAGGTAACTGCACAGGAACATGACGACTTTATTAAAGGATGCGGGGCTTACTTCGCTGCACATGGCCTTAAAACAAAAATGCTGCTGGGCGATAATTCTGATGCGACAACTTATCAATTCATCTATCCCGCTTTAAATGATCCGGATGCCCGGCAATACATCGGCGGGGTGTCATTCCATTCCTGGCGGGGATGGGACAATGTAACGCTGAAAAAATGGGCTGATGCTGCTAACCAGCTTGGCGTACCCCTGCTCGTAGGTGAAGGAAGTATAGATGCGGCGGCATATAGTTACCCGGACATTTTCCAGGAGCAAAACTATGCGCTGCAGGAGATCAATTTATACACACGGTTATTGGCAATTTGCCAACCGGCCTCCATACTGCAGTGGCAATTAACAGCAGATTACTCTCCATTGATAGGCGGAGGGATTTTTGGCAACACTGAACCACTACACCCCGGTCAGCGGTTTTGGAACCTCAAACAGTTGTCAATTACACCCAAAGGTTTATTTGCTATGCCAATAACCGGTAACAAACCTGTTGTTTCATGTGCGGCTTTGGGCGATAACACCAAAGGTGTTTATGCTGTTCACCTGGTAAATAATGGCGCCACTGGAAAGGTGATATTAACAGGATTGCCTGTACGCCTAAAACGTTTTGATATTTATATCACCAGTAAGGAATTGAATATGAAAAAAGGTCACCTGCTGCGGGTAAATAACGGCAGTGTGACTTTTGAATTACCTGCCACCAGCTATGTAACGCTAATAAGCGGGTAA